In Diadema setosum chromosome 19, eeDiaSeto1, whole genome shotgun sequence, a genomic segment contains:
- the LOC140242398 gene encoding betaine--homocysteine S-methyltransferase 1-like: MPKSKGLLERINEGETVICAEGYLLAFERLGYLQAGPFTPEVVVDYPELVKQMYKDFVRAGSDVVQAFTYYGNRHKLGVVGRAEELERQNRLALQMAREVADSTGTLMCGDICNTFVYQPGNEGAIQETKDMFREQIEWAVDEGADFIVGETFDHCGEAVLAAKTVKEYGKGVPAVITLASHLTKTSDGKSCTIDGVEFNDALRQLEAAGADVVGFNCTRGPGPLMTLVENALQAGIKTPLAALPVTYRTTEEHPSFLSICDPVRGNNVYPVDLDCVLCSRSDIVEFGQRCAKLKIPYVGLCCGNSPHYTRVLAETLGRTTEASRFSPNMSLNGVFGTNKSKLNDYYTSIASHYAL; encoded by the exons GTTTACTCGAGCGAATCAATGAGGGCGAAACCGTCATTTGCGCGGAGGGATACCTCTTGGCCTTCGAACGCCTTGGCTATCTTCAGGCGGGACCTTTCACCCCGGAAGTTGTCGTTGACTATCCCGAATTGGTGAAACAAATGTACAAGGACTTTGTCAGGGCCGGAAGTGACGTCGTGCAGGCATTTACG TACTATGGGAACCGTCATAAGCTGGGCGTCGTAGGCCGAGCCGAAGAGCTCGAACGTCAGAATCGCCTCGCTCTGCAGATGGCCCGAGAAGTTGCCGACTCGACAGGAACGCTCATGTGTGGCGACATTTGCAACACGTTCGTCTACCAACCTGGCAACGAGGGCGCCATCCAGGAAACGAAGGATATGTTCAGG GAGCAAATTGAGTGGGCCGTTGACGAAGGGGCGGACTTTATCGTCGGAGAAACTTTCGATCATTGCGGCGAGGCGGTGTTGGCGGCTAAAACCGTGAAGGAATATGGCAAAG GCGTACCCGCCGTCATCACGCTAGCTTCACATCTCACGAAGACGAGTGACGGCAAGTCGTGTACCATCGACGGTGTCGAATTCAACGATGCCCTGAGGCAGCTAGAAGCCGCAGGGGCAGACGTAGTCGGCTTCAACTGCACAAGGGGACCCGGACCACTGATGACGCTTGTGGAGAACGCTCTACAGGCGGGAATTAAG ACTCCTCTCGCCGCCCTGCCTGTGACGTACCGAACTACCGAGGAGCACCCGTCCTTCTTGTCCATTTGTGATCCAGTGAGAG GAAATAATGTATACCCCGTGGACCTCGACTGTGTGCTGTGTTCGAGGAGCGACATCGTGGAGTTCGGCCAACGATGCGCCAAACTCAAAATCCCGTACGTGGGACTGTGCTGTGGTAACTCGCCGCACTACACGCGCGTGTTGGCCGAAACGCTGGGTCGGACCACCGAAGCGTCTCGCTTTTCACCCAACATGTCTCTGAACGGTGTCTTTGGCACGAACAAATCAAAGCTCAACGACTATTACACGAGTATCGCTAGTCATTATGCtttataa